TTCCATGAACTTGATATATCTTTAAATTTAAGGTATAATTAAAAAAATCAAAAGAACTTTTATCCTTATGGGCGGGGAGCAGGGCGAAGGGTTACTAAGGCATGTTTTAAAGTTCCCAAAGAGAGTATATAAAACTGAAAGGAGGGAGGGTACGATTCTTCTAAATGTAATGGAAAGAAGAACGTACAAAAGAACGTGAGTAACGTATATATAGTTGATACAACTTTAAGAGATGGAGAGCAAACTGCCGGCGTGGTATTTGCCAATGAAGAAAAGGTCCAAATAGCGAAGATGTTAGCAGAGTTAGGTGTTTATCAGATCGAAGCCGGGATTCCTACGATGGGTGGAGATGAAAAGGAAGCCATAAAGAAGATATGTAAGTTAAACTTAGGTGTTTCAATTATGGGCTGGAATAGAGCAGTTATAAAGGATGTTGAAGAATCCATTGATTGTGGGGTCGACGCGGTTGCAATTTCTATTTCCACTTCAGATATTCACATCAAACACAAACTAAAAAAAGATAGGGATTGGGTATTAAAAAGTATGGTGGATGCTACAAGATTTGCCAAAAAGCACAATTTATACGTTTCTGTAAACGCTGAAGACGCTTCAAGAAGTGATATGGATTTTCTTATAAAGTTTGCTAAAGAGGCTAAAGAAGCAGGTGCAGATAGGTTAAGATACTGTGACACCGTTGGAATGATGGAACCATTTTCTATCTACGAACATATCAGAAGAATAATAGACGAAGTTGGTATCGATATTGAGATGCATACCCACAACGATTTTGGCTTAGCTACTGCAAACACGTTAGCGGGAATAAAAGCAGGCGCTAAATACGCAGGTGTTACGGTAAATGGATTAGGTGAAAGGGCAGGGAATGCAGCTTTAGAGGAAGTAGTGATGGCTCTTAAATAC
This genomic window from Petrotoga mexicana DSM 14811 contains:
- the nifV gene encoding homocitrate synthase: MSNVYIVDTTLRDGEQTAGVVFANEEKVQIAKMLAELGVYQIEAGIPTMGGDEKEAIKKICKLNLGVSIMGWNRAVIKDVEESIDCGVDAVAISISTSDIHIKHKLKKDRDWVLKSMVDATRFAKKHNLYVSVNAEDASRSDMDFLIKFAKEAKEAGADRLRYCDTVGMMEPFSIYEHIRRIIDEVGIDIEMHTHNDFGLATANTLAGIKAGAKYAGVTVNGLGERAGNAALEEVVMALKYIYKNDLGIKTNLLKEVCEYVAKASGRVLPLSKTIVGHNVFAHESGIHTDGVLKDSKTYESFSPEEVGLQRQILIGKHSGRNAIVAKFKEYDIDLTPEQAEEILKRVRSLSVQLKRSLFDKELIYLYNEMREEKIKDVNLQNNI